The region AGCCAGCCGGTCTCTGTAGGCGGCAAGGCGATCATGTCTGCCCGACACGGCTGCCGCCACCTGGGCGCCGTAATCTCTTAGTATCTCGGGCAGGCAGCTCTTGGGCAGGATTCCCCATACAAACTTGTCGCGCAGGTGGACGAGGGCAGCTACTGCAGCGACCGTTAGCGGGTCCTGATCTATGCAGTCGAAGTTATAAGCCAGCAGGGCGGCCTGATCGGTGGTCAGAAAGTGCCCAATCTCAGCAGCTATGGTGTCTCTCCGAGAGCCGAACCGTTCGATATGGGCCAGGACAGAACACTGTCGGGCCGGCGTCAGCCCATTTTGCAAGGCGAGCGTTTGCCTGACCGCTTCGCTGACCGCGCGGCCGATTAATTCACCTGCCTTTGAGTGTTTGCCCGTATCGGTGAGGGGTTTTTCAGTGCCGAGGCGGCAGGCGACCGCGATCTGATCAGTACCTGTCCCCGTAGCTAGGCCATCGGAGTAGCAAGATGGCACGGCTAGCTCCTGTAGCACGGCAGTCTTAGCTTCCGTAGCGGTGATGACGGCCTTGACCAACGCCCCGGGTGTCACCTCGCAGCTGATCAGCAATATGGTGTTGATCGTGCCGGATGTTACAGCCTTGCTCGCGTCAAGCAGTTCAAGGCACTCGCCAGCCTCGTGGTAAGATGCCGGATCGCCAGCGCGACCGGCGTTCGTCTCAACGCCGCCGGTGCAGATGGCGATCACCTCCAGATCGCGAAAGACTTCGTGAACTATGGCTGCGTTGTTCATGTTGGCGGCTGTGCCCAGGGTGGCGCAGCTATCGGCCGGCAGCCCGTAGCGCGCGCTGATGGCACGCGCGTACTCATCAGGATCACGGACTGCAATGGCATGCATCCTAGTCGTATGGCCGTGAGGCTCACATACCTGGTGGTTGTATAGGAACATCAGATCCTCGTGCATACCGCCCCGTTTGCTCCGGCAGGTGGATAGGACCCGGTGGGGCACCAAGAAGCGGCAGATAATGATCTTGTCCTCGCGATGAACTTCAACACCGTCGTAGTACCGTGCTAACAACATGTCCAGCACCTCTTCGATGCGTCACCCCTTGTTCCATCTCGTCCCAATGCTGAAAGATCGTGTGCAAGGGGATAGCCTGCAGCACCGGCACTTCAAGCTACCCAATTTTTCACCAGCACATGGATTAGCGTCTGGTCCTCTACCTGGAAAATAGTGCACTACGATCCAGTCGGTGAGTTTGCTTTGGAGGATGATGGGCAACAGATTCATCGTGCCACTATTTGGTCCAGTTTGGTTAATGCCAGAATTGTCGGATTGGTGAACATCTGTTTAGGGGGTGTGACAAACAACACACGGCCGGCCTGCATAAAGGCCACTTGGTCAGCCCATCTCCATGCTACGTCTAGGTCATGGGTAGAGAGCACGATCGCTTTCCCTTGCCGAGCCAGCCGGTCAAAGATCGCCAACACCTGATCGCGCATCCACGGGTCAAGGCCGCTAGTCACCTCATCGGCGATGATCACCTGCGGATTCATGGCCAGCACGCCGGCCAGCGCCACGCACGTCTTTTCGCCGCCACTAAGGGCGTGGGTGGGCCGGTCGAGCAAGTGGGTGATCCCGCACAATTCAGCAGCTTCCTCTACCCGACGACGGGCGGCCTTTGCATCTAGCCCTAAGTTGAGCGGTCCGAAGCTGATGTCCTGGGCTACGCTGGCGCTGAACAGTTGCTCGTCGGGGTTCTGAAAGACGATGCCTACATGGCGGCGCAACATCAACAGCCCTCTCCGATCGTAGCTCACCGGCTTGCCGGCGAAGCGCACCTGTCCGCCGCTGGGCCGCAGGGTGCCGTTGGCATGCAACAGCAGGGTGGACTTGCCGGAGCCGTTGCTGCCGATTATTGCCATGCGCTCTCCAGCGGACACCCTCAGCGACGCGCCGGCCAGCGCCAGCTCCGTCCGGCCCGGATAACGGTAAACCAGGCTATCCAGCTCCAACAGATCCATCACAGAAACGTTCCACTGGCCGCCAACAGTGAGGCCGAGATCACCAGCGTTAACCCGACGGCACGGGCGGAGTGCTGATATTCGTTCGGCAACACTCGTAATTCGCCCGCGTAACCGCGGCTCTCTAGCGCGATCTGGAGGCGTTGGCTACGGCGATACGCTTCCAACCACAGGCGGGAGGCCAGCAGCGCCGCGCTGGCCATGCCCCGCCGGAAATTAGCGTACCCCAGCCGGTTGCTTTGCGCGATCCTCATCTGCTCCAACGTCCCCAGTAACACAAACACAAAGCGATAGATCAGAGTCGCCAGATCCACCAGTAGCGGCGGCGCATGCAGTCGCCGCGCGAGGTCTATCAGGTCCACCAGCGGCGTCGTTAGCGACAGAAAGCTCATTGCGGCCGCGCAGCCCAGTGCACGGCTGATCAACGTGGCGGCCAGCTCCAATGCTGCTGGGCTGCTAGACAGCCACAATGGCCCCAGGCGCCAGCTCCATCTGGCGTCGTCCGGGAGCACCGAGCCGAGCCCTACGCTGAGCGCCACCCCGCCTACTGCTAATGCCAGGAAGGTAGCCTCGCTGAGAAGCACGCGCAACACAGTATGGGCCGGCACGCCTGCCCAGCCGATCAACAGCCCGGCTATCCAGCCGACCGCCAGCAAGCCGACGGCCGGCCGGTTCAAGACCAGGCAGAGCAGGATAACTGCCAGCGCCAGCCCGGCTTTGTAGGCCGGGTCCAGCGTCCGGATGCGATTGCTATAGGCGTAGCGGTCGATCCAATCCATATCAACGTCCCGCCTGCCGGGACCCGCGCTTCAGGCCGAAAAAGTAGCCGATAAAGCCGGCGCCCAGTGCTGCTTGCACGGCGAAGAGCAAACTTTCGGTCTCGCTGCCCGGCGGCTCGAAGACTGGGCTGAACCATGGCTCATAATCGGGCGCGATCTCCGTGATGGCGCTCTGCGCGGCGGTGTCTGCGCCGCCGAACTCGGAGCTGCGGTGCAGGAACAGCGGGATCACTGCCAGGACGATCACGGTGGTGACAAGCAACACGGTTAGGCCGCGAGGGAAAGAGGTCGGTGTGGGTTGCATATCAAGCTCCTTTCACGCCCAGCGTCTGCAGCTCTGCTGAGGCCGATCGGAGTAGGGCATTGAAGATCAACACAGTCAGGATGCCCTCGCTAATGGCCAGTGGGATCTGGGTAACGGCGAAGATGGTCCCAAATTTGGCGAACGCGGCTATAAAGCCTCCGACTGGATCAGGATAGGCCAGGGCTAACTGAATCGAGGCGACGATATAGGTGATCAGATCAGCCAGGGCTGCGGCCAGGAAGACCACCCATCCCTGAGGTAGGCGGCCCCGCAACCCGCGCCAGATGCCGTGTGCCACCAATGGGCCGATGATCGCCATGGAGGTCGCATTGGCGCCCAAAGTGGTCAGGCCACCATGGGCGATGAGCAGCGCCTGAAAGATCAACACGATGGTGCCCAGGATGCTCATCTCCAGCGGGCCGAAGAGGATGGCGCCCAGGCCGGTGCCGGTGGGATGGCTACTGGAGCCGGTGACGCTGGGAATCTTGAGCGCGCTGAGCACGAAGGTGAACGCGCCGGCCAACCCCAGGAGCAGGCGCGTCTCGGGCTTCTCGGCCACTAGCTTACTGATACGGCGGAACCCGAACACCCAGAACGGGAGCGCAACGGCAAACCAGAACACGGCCCAGGCAGGAGGCAAGAAGCCCTCCATGATGTGCATAGCCGGGGGCGCGGCTGTGCCCGCCGCCCACACAGCGCGACCATCTACTAGGAGGAGGATGGCCAATAAGAGGAACACATGGGAGACGATGGATTTGCACAGCATGTTTACCTTCCTTACCTTCGTCAACGGTTTCGCCATCGCAGACAGGCCTGGACGAACCGCTCGGCCAACTCGGGCCTGGCGCCGAAGTGCAGATGGACATAGGACGCCAACAAGTTGCCCTCGGCATATCCTTCGGTCTGCGCAGTGGTGCCTTCCCTCGGGACAATCCGATAGGCGGCCGGCAGATGGGCCGGCCGCTCGCTCCAGATCGAATAGTGGAACTCGTGCCCGCGCACCTCCTCGCCGCGACGCAACAGTAGCGAATCGCGTTCGGCTGTCACGACGCGATAGCCCATGATCAGCTGGTCGCTAAGGGCCGTCCAGCCAGGCAGCAGCCCAACCATTGGATGACGAACGCCGGCCTGATCCGCGATCCCTTGAGTCAGGTACATCAGCCCGCCGCATTCAGCATAAATAGGCATCCCGGCCTGGCCTGCTGCGCGTAGCTCGGCTAGAAGCGCTTTGTTAGCCGCCAGGTCGGCCGCATGCAGCTCTGGGTAGCCGCCGCCTAGGTAGATACCGCGCGCGCCCGCAGGCAACGTCCGGTCGCGCAGGGGGCTGAACGGGACGATCTCAGCGCCAGCCGCCCGCAACAGGTCGAGGTTGTCCTCGTAGTAGAAGCAAAAGGCTTCATCGCGCGCCACCGCAATGCGCACGGCCGATGCTGATCCCGTCCTGCGAGCTAACGCCGCGATCTCCGATCCCTCGGCGTCCATCTCTAACGCGGGCGCAGTCCGAGCGATTGCACAGATCTGCGCCAAATCCACCTCTGCGGCCAGCACTGCGATGGCTGCCTTTAGGAAGGCGGCGACCTCCGCCTTACGTTCGACCGCTGTGTACAGGCCAAGATGCCTTTCAGGAATCGTCAGGCCGGCCGACCTAGGGATGCACCCCAACACTGGCAGACCGATGGCCGTGATGGCATCGGTTACCATCGCTGCATGCCGCGCGCCTGCTACCTGGTTACAGATCACCCCGGCAATGTTCAGGGCGGGATCGAACGCTCGGCACCCCAACGCCACAGCCGCCGCGCTGCGCGCCATTTTGCCTACATCCAACACGAGGATCACCGGCGTCGCCAGCAGCTTGGCTACCTCGGCGCTGCTGCCAGACTCGGAGCGGCCATCGAAGCCGTCGTAGAGGCCCATCACACCCTCGATTACGGCGATCTCGGCGCCGGCCACGGCCCGGGCGAAGCTGGCTCGCACCGCAGCGGCAGGCGCCATCCAGGTATCCAGGTTGCGCGAGGGCCGGCCGGTAGCCGCCGTGTGATACATCGGGTCAATGTAATCCGGCCCCACTTTGAACCCCTGGACGGTCTGCGACCGAGCTAATGCAGCCATTAAGCCGGTTGCGATGACGCTTTTGCCACTGCCACTAGCCGGCGCGGCGATCATAACGCGCGGGATTTCAATGTGCATCAGCGACCTCCGCGTCGATCCGACTGCAGGGCACGATCAACAACGACAGGTAATGAAGGTCGCGTGCCCCCGCCAGGGACCGCACATTGCGCACCACGCGGCCGGCCGGATGGGTGGCGCGTTCAACCCAGATCGCACGGTTGACCAGGCCCAGCTCTTCAAGCAGGGGCAGCAGGCGGTCGAGCTGACGATGCGACTTGAGCAGCACGACCGTGTCGAATGTCTGCAGGATTGCCCGCAGACTAGCCTCATCCTCCTCGAAGATGGCTGGGAGCACGGCTAGTCGCTGGTTGCCGTTGACCAGCGGCACGCCGGCCTGGGCCGCCGCAGCGGTGATGGCGCTCACTCCGGGCACGATCTCCACAGCTACGCCTTCCGGCATCTCCGCCAGGATGTAGAGGAAGGTGCTGTGGATGGTTGGATCCCCCTCGGTGAGGAAAGCCACGATACGGCCGGCCGCCAGGTGCGCCAGCACGGCCTTGGCCGCCTCGCAACGGTGCATCTGTCGCGTCGCCAGCTCGCGCGCCATGGGGAAGAACAGCCGCTCCACCACCTGCCCGGGCCGCAGATAAGGCTGGGCTAACTCTAGCGCATAGCTCCCGCCATTACGTTGCGCAATCGGTACGGCGATGACATCGGCCTCTTGGATTACACGCACAGCCTTTAGGGTCAATAGCTCCGGATCGCCCGGCCCGAGGCCGACGCCGTAGAGCTTGCCCGGCAACGTGAAAGCCATCATCAGTCATTGCCTCCTGTGGCTGCAGGCCGCATGGCCGAGATGATGAATACTGGGTTGGCTGGCACCAGTCGCGTCAGCTCGGCGATCGGCTCGGCGTAGGCTAGATTAACCTGCGCGATTGCAGGCGCCCACCCCAGATCTCGGAGTACAGCTTGCGCTTGTGTTAGATGCTCCAACGTCGCCAGGTTCAAAGCCAGCCGGCAGCCTGGCCGCGCGCGCTCGACCACATACTGCAGGATCTCGCGCATCAGGCCACCCGTGCCGCCGATGAAAACCGCGTCGGGCGCGGGCAGATCTGCCAGCGCTGCGGGCGCCGATCCCTGGACTACTGTGACGTTGTCAGCACCGTAGCGAGCGCAATTGACGCGTACGAAACTGAGGCATTCGGGATCGCGCTCCACCGCGTAGACGCGACCGCGCCAGGCCTGCTCTGCCATCTCAATGCTCATGGCACCGCTACCCGCACCGATGTCCCAAACTGTGTCGATGGGCGTCAGCATTAGGCGACTCAGGCTCAGCGCGCGCACGTCGCGTTTGGTGATCAGCCCGCGACGATGCGCGTAAGCATCATCGGGCCGAGGGATGCCTACCGGCTCCGGCCGCCAATCCGCGTCGCGCAGGAGCAGTAAAAGGTTGGGCGAGGCGAAATCCCGACCTGGTAAATCGGCCAGCCGCGTGTCGGTGATACGCTCGCCCGGCAGCTCCAGCCGCTCGGCCACCACGGCACGGCAATCGGCGATCCCACGTGCCAACAGCGCGGTGGCGATGGCTCCAGGCGTGTTCGTCTCGTCGGTCAAAATGGCAACTTTAGCTGCACGGCGGGCCCAACCGATCACCTCAGCCAAAGGTCGGCCATGCGCGCTGACGATGGCCGTGTCGTCCCATGGCAGGCCGATGCGGGCGAACGCCAGTTGCACCGAGCTCACCGCTGGCACGATCTCCAGCTCTGCAGCTCCAAAATGGCGCGCTAGCGTGCCCCCGATGCCATATAGGCCGGGATCGCCTGTACACAGCACGACCGCACGAGCCTCTCCGCGCGCCCGCAGCCGCTCGATCATCTCAGCGATGTTTGCGCCGAGAGCCAACTTCTCGCCAGCGCACTCAGGCCATTCGGCCAGCAGCCGGCTCCTGCCGATGAGCAGATCAGCCGCTGCAATCCGAGCTTGTAACGCTGGGTCAAGCCCTGCCCGGCCCTTACCTGTGACGCCCACGACGAGGATCTTGTGCATTGCGTTCACATCGCACCTGACCTGCGGCCCTTCCTGAAGAGACATTGCATGCAACATCTCCTCAGGAGTGGGAAGCCCCTCAAATAAGGTTTTTAGACGGCGGCAATCTTGCCGCCAAAAACTCCGACCAACTTTATTCCTCCCCCTTCCCCCCGGCGAGGCGGGGGAGAAGAGAGTTGGGGAGATGTGAGGTCCTCATCCACTCAAGGAACCTACCCCTGAAGGAGCGGCATCCTCCCTTCTCCTCGCGGGAGAGAGGACCGGGAGGCGTGTTCTGCGATTGCCAGCAGCTCCCCACCCACCGACCACAGCCACACCTCCACTGCCAACTCGCCGCCCACAAACGCGGCCGCCTGGGCCGCGGCTAGCTCCGCCAGGCGCTGCTCCAAGCCCACAATGCCTGCGCGCCGCAGGATGACCTGGACATGGTGAGCCGTGTTGCCACGTGCTACTGCGGCCACGGTCTCCTCATCCGCGCCGAGTTGGCGGGCGATTTCGGCCAGAAACGCCAGATCCACCTCCCCTTCGCTGACATGGGTCTGCATGCGTCCCTGGGCCAGCTTTGATGCCTTGCCCACCATGGTGGAGATGATCGCGCGGGTAAAGCCTAGCCGCCGCGCCTGTTTCAGTGCATAACCCACATGGTCGCCCACTTGCACGCAGGCTAGCTCCGATAACGCCGGATCACGACGACGTGCATACTCGGCGCTGCGTGTGCCGGTCGTTAACACGATCGCGGGCAGCCCGGCCTCGGCCGCCACCTTTAGCTCCGTGTAGATGCTCGCTCGGTAGGCAGCCTGCGAGTAGGGCCGGACGATGCCATCGGTGCCTAGAATGGAGATGCCGCCGACGATGCCCAGCTTGGGGTTCAGGGTCTGGCGGGCCAGCTCTTCCCCGCGCGGCACGCTGATGACCACTTTGAGGCCGCGCCGCTCGAGGGCGGATCCCGCCACAGCCTCCACTGCGCGCCGGATGATGCGCCGGCTCCCCGGGTTGATAGCCGGTTCGCCCACGGGCACAGGCAGTCCGGGTCGCGTGACGATGCCCACCCCGGCCCCGCCGACGAGCTGGATGCCAGGCGCGTCCCGCCAGCTTACCGTGGCCACGATCTCCGCGCCGTGTGTCACATCTGGGTCATCCCCTGCGTCCTTGACGACGGCGCACGTGACCTGCGTCGGCGTCGGGCCTTCAAACTCACAGCGAGCCAGCTCGAAGGTTACTCCCCGCTCGGCCGGCAGGTCAATCGTGATGTGCGTCAGCTGTTGGCCGGTGAGCAGCACGTGCGTGGCTGCCGCCGCAGCCGCCGCCGCGCAGGCGCTGGTCGTGTACCCGTGGCGCAGATTGGACCGTCGCCACGCACGCCCGGTGTTCACCGTCTTCCTTGGCCGATTGCCAAGTCCTTCCCCACTGCTCATCAATGCTCTAGCGCCAATCTCAGCAAGGCATTGACAATGGCGACCGCTACGGTCGAGCCGCCCTTGCGGCCCACCGTCGTGATGTAAGGCACGTCCCATTCCGGCCGGCCGTCGGCGAGCTGAGTCAGTTCTTCCTTCGACTCAGCCGCGTTGACGAAGCCTACTGGCACACCTACGATCAACGCTGGCCGGATTCCCTCCTCACGGATCAGGCGCAACACTTCCAACAGCGCGGCCGGCGCGTTGCCGATCGCCACGATGCCGTTTTGGATGTGTACAGCGTTGTGGCGCATAGCGGCAGCCGAACGCGTTATCCCCTCCGCCTGCGCCAGCGCGTAGACTTCAGCTGCGCGGATGTCACAGATCGTCCGGCCGCCGAGCCGGCTCAGCAGGTCGTTGGCGATTCCGGCCTGCACCATCGCCACGTCGGTCACCACAGGCGCCCCACGGCGTAAGGCCTCCAATCCGGATTCAATCGCTTGCGGGTGAAAGCGGATGATGCGGGCAAAGTCGAAGTCACCGGTGGCGTGGATGACACGCACGATGATCGCCAGCTCCGCCTCGTTGAAGGTGTGCAAGCCAAGCTCGGCCTGGATGATTCGAAAGCTCTCGCGTTCGATTTCATGCGGCAACATGATGTTCTTCGCCATCATGTGTCCGCTCCTCCATTGGTCGAAACCTCTGCATCAGCCCTAGCCAATTCGTATTTGGCGGTATAACCCCGGCGGGTGACCATCTTTCCATCGCAGATTACAGTACTGTGGTTGCCCACCACTACTAGCGTGAGCATGTCCACCTCGACAGTGGGCAGCTCGGCCAGGGTCACGATCTGGACCGACTGGTCTGGCCGAGTGGCGTTGCGCACCACGCCGACCGGTGTGTTCGGCGGCCGGTACTGCGCCAGCAGCTCGCACGTTCTTTCCCATAGTTCATGGCGCGAGCGTCCCCTAGGGTTGAAGAGGCAGATCACGAAGTCGGCCTCTATAGCCGCAGCTACGCGGCGCAGGACGGTCTCACGTGGGGTCAGGTGATCGCTGAGGCTGATGACCGCGAAGTCGTTCATCAAAGGCGCGCCGAGAACGGCGGCCACTGCGTTCAAGGCCGACACGCCCGGCACGATCTCCACCTCCACGTCCGAGACACCCCGCTCGGCCAACACCTCGTAGATCAGGCCGGCCATGCCGTAGATGCCTGGATCCCCACCGGAGATCACCGCCACACAGCAGCCAGCCAGCGCCAAGTCCACCGCGCGCTGTGCTCGTATCACCTCCTGACGCATACCGCTGGCCTCGCGCGGGGTGCAGGGCGCTAGGTGCGCAACCAGTGTCAAATAGGTGCGGTAGCCGATGATCACATCGGCGCGTTCAATGGCCGTAACCGCAGCGGGGGTCATGTGTTCAGCCGCGCCTGGACCGATCCCTACGACCAGGATCGTCCCGCTCATGGCATCGCCTCCGGAGTGGCCAGCGCCACCGCCACTGTGACGTTGGCGAAGCGGCGCTTTTCGATCAGAAGCTCCCGCGCGCCGGCAGCGATCAGCGCAGCCGGCTCAGCCACCCCCAGCACACCGAGGGCCTTCTGCGCGGCCTGGGAGGGATTGGGTAAGTTGGACATTGTCGCCAGGCGTTCACGCGACAAAAAACGAAGCGGCCACCCACGCTTGGTACAGGCAGCGCGGAGGCCGGGTTCATCGCGCTTGTCTTCCACCGTCACCACGCAGCGCACGGCGGCAGACGCGAATCCGGCCGATGCGAGGGTCTCGTCAATAGCTGCGGTGATCTCGGCAGCCGGCGTGTTGCGGTTGCAGCCCACCCCCACGACCAGACAGGGCGGCCGGTAAAGCACGATGGTCGGCAACGCTTCGAACACGGCCTCGGGCAGACGCCGCGGGGTGATGAGCAAAGCAGCCGCTGGCCGGGCTGCCAAGAGCTCAGCCAATGTGGCATAGCGCCGCAGGTTGGCCGGAGGTGGATCAGGCCACCAGATGGTCTCGCCCGCTTCCTGCCAAACCCCAACCGGATCGCCGTTCACCAACGCTGCACTGGCTGCGGTGAGGTCTTCCATGTGCTCGATCCGCCAGCCCCACGCCGCGCCCAGCAGATCGAGCGCCAATGTGCCTTGGCCGTCGCTGGCGGTGGTAATCACGGCTGTGCCGCCCAGGGCTTCCGCTACCCGGTAAGCCAGCGCGTTGGCGCCGCCCAAATGTCCGCTCAATAGGCTGACAGCATAGCGACCCATCTCGTCTATTACTACGACAGCCGGGTCGCTGTGCTTGCCGCGTAGGAAGGGGGCTAGCTCGCGTACGACGATCCCGGTGGCCATAATGCAGATCAGCGCGCTATGGGCCTGGAACGCTTCTTGTAGCACTTGGCGCACGGCAACGGCATAGGGGCGCACCCCCTCGCGATTTTTATCGTCCTCGTTTAGGAAACGATGGGGCGCGTAGAAAACTGATCCAGGCAGCGCCTCCAACAGCCGGCGGCCGATGGCTGTCCCATTGCGTGTCAGAGAGATGATGGCGGTTGTAGGAACGCGCTGAACGGGCTCCTGTGCGGTGCTGTACAAGTGCGATGTCGGCCGATTGGCCGCCTTGCTGTAGCTCAGGGCTGGGCTGACGATGATCAGCCCTTGGTGAGTGATCTCTGCCTCCTGTACTCGCTTAGTGATGTCGGCCAGCGTGCCCCGTATGATCCGCTCGTCGGGCCAGCTCACCCGAAAGACCACGGCGACAGGTGTATCAGCCGGATAACCGGCCACCTGGAGTGCGTCCACTACCTCGGCGATCATGCCAGTACTGAGGAAGATGGCCATGCTCGCGCGATGGGAGGCCAGGCTGCTGAGGGCCTCAGAGGCCGGCACAGGTGTCTTGCCCCCTAGCCGCGTTAGGATTAGGGTTTGGGTCCCCTGGGGCAATGTGTATTCGATCCCCAGCGCAGCCGCCGCGGCAAAGGCCGAGCTGACGCCTGGCACGATGGCGTAGCGCGTCCCGGCCTCGTCCAGCGCCGCCATCTGTTCAGCAATGGCCCCAAAAATGGCAGGGTCGCCGGTATGCAAGCGGGCGACGAGCTTGCCCTGGGCGGCCGCTTGGGTCATGAGCGTCACCTGTTCGGGCAGGGGCATCGAAGCGGTGTTGTATACCTCGGCATCCGGCCGGGCATAACGGAGCACGTCCGGATTGACCAGTGAGCCGGCGTAGAGGATCACATCGGCGGCCGCGATGAGCCGTTGCGCCTTCAGGGTCAACAGCTCCGGATCGCCCGGACCAGCACCGATGAAATAGACGTAACCGCCAGTTGGCGACTCAGTGGGTATGGTATTTTTCATGGCCATGATCGTGCTTGTGTGTGCCGCGCAGGTAATCAGCCGCTTGTGGCTGGCCGACTTGGCCTTCATAACCGGGCGGTGGGAACCGATACTTGCACAGATCACAGTTCATGGCAGCCCTCCCCTCTAAGGCCTCGGCCAACCGTTGACGTGCCACCTCGATCAACAGTGGATGGACGCCCAAATAGGAAGCGTGAATCAAGTGTAAGTTCAGGCTACGAGCCGTCTCTGCAGCCGAGCGGCGGATCTCTTCATCCACATCGCCAGTGAAGAGCAGATAAGGCGTGACGATCACCTGTTGTGCACCCAACAGGGCACAACGGCGCACGCCTTCAGCCACCGTTGGCCGGGCTACTGCCTGAAAGGCATATTCGACTGTGAGAAAGCGGCCAGTCGCCGAGAGGATATAAGCCACGCGTGCAACCTCGCTGTTGCTAGATGGATCGCTGCTTCCTCGGCCGACCAGGAGCACTGCACTCACCTCCGAAGCTAGCGCGGTTTGAGTTGTCGCCAAGGCTTCGTCAATGCGCTTGGCCATCAACTCAACCAGGTAAGCGTGTGGTCCCAGCGGGGTCGCCATGATAAAGCCAGTCGCTGGGAACTGCGCCCTAGCCCATCGAAGCGTTGCAGCTATATCGTTCTTATAGTGGCCGGCTGCGGACAGAAAGAGGGGTAAAATAACCACGCGCCCGCGCTTACCCACCCGCTCCGCTGCGTCTGCTAATCCAGTCATTAGATCCGGATCGGCCAGCTCCAGAAAGCAGAGGCTTACCTCCTGGCCTAGCTGCTTAGCGAGCGCATCTGTAAAGCGCTGCGCTTCTGCGATGGCAGCCGGTACTCGACTGCCATGCCCTACGGCCAGGATGACCTGACGTTCCATAGATGAAAAACCCCCTCGATCTCCTCGCCCTAGAATTCGATTCCTGCTTGTGCTCGGATTCCTTGCTCTGCTAGCGGGTGCTTCACCTCGCGCATCTCCGTCACTAAGTCGGCGAAATCGATTAGCGCCTGGGGCGCGTGGCGGCCCGTAATCACTAGGTGTAGCATCGGCGGCTTGTGCGTCCGCAGCCATTCGATCACCTCAGCCGTATCTATCCATCCGAAATGCAGGGGATATGTGAATTCATCGAGGATGATGAGGTCATACTGGCCGCTGATGATCTTCTCCTTTGCCCGTTCCCAGCCATGGATGGCCTTAGCCTGAGTCTCGTGCAGATCCTTACTGGTCCAGGTCCAGCCATCTCCCATACTGATCCATTCGATTCCGAGCTTTCTGGCCGCCTGTACCTCGCCGAAGCGGGCGTTCTCGTGCTTCAAGAACTGCATGACGCAGATGCGGAAGCCTCGCCCCCAGGCACGCAAGACGAGGCCTAGCGCTGCTGTAGTCTTGCCCTTGCCGTTGCCGGTGTGGACGATGACTAATCCCTTCTTCTCCTTCCTACGCCTCGCAACTTCTTGCCGTTCTCTTTCCGTAGACACCTCACTAGACACCTCGCTCCTCCCTTTTAGCTCCTTGCCCATCGCTCCA is a window of Anaerolineae bacterium DNA encoding:
- the cbiE gene encoding precorrin-6y C5,15-methyltransferase (decarboxylating) subunit CbiE, encoding MSLQEGPQVRCDVNAMHKILVVGVTGKGRAGLDPALQARIAAADLLIGRSRLLAEWPECAGEKLALGANIAEMIERLRARGEARAVVLCTGDPGLYGIGGTLARHFGAAELEIVPAVSSVQLAFARIGLPWDDTAIVSAHGRPLAEVIGWARRAAKVAILTDETNTPGAIATALLARGIADCRAVVAERLELPGERITDTRLADLPGRDFASPNLLLLLRDADWRPEPVGIPRPDDAYAHRRGLITKRDVRALSLSRLMLTPIDTVWDIGAGSGAMSIEMAEQAWRGRVYAVERDPECLSFVRVNCARYGADNVTVVQGSAPAALADLPAPDAVFIGGTGGLMREILQYVVERARPGCRLALNLATLEHLTQAQAVLRDLGWAPAIAQVNLAYAEPIAELTRLVPANPVFIISAMRPAATGGND
- a CDS encoding cobalt-precorrin-5B (C(1))-methyltransferase, which translates into the protein MNTGRAWRRSNLRHGYTTSACAAAAAAAATHVLLTGQQLTHITIDLPAERGVTFELARCEFEGPTPTQVTCAVVKDAGDDPDVTHGAEIVATVSWRDAPGIQLVGGAGVGIVTRPGLPVPVGEPAINPGSRRIIRRAVEAVAGSALERRGLKVVISVPRGEELARQTLNPKLGIVGGISILGTDGIVRPYSQAAYRASIYTELKVAAEAGLPAIVLTTGTRSAEYARRRDPALSELACVQVGDHVGYALKQARRLGFTRAIISTMVGKASKLAQGRMQTHVSEGEVDLAFLAEIARQLGADEETVAAVARGNTAHHVQVILRRAGIVGLEQRLAELAAAQAAAFVGGELAVEVWLWSVGGELLAIAEHASRSSLPRGEGRMPLLQG
- a CDS encoding precorrin-8X methylmutase produces the protein MAKNIMLPHEIERESFRIIQAELGLHTFNEAELAIIVRVIHATGDFDFARIIRFHPQAIESGLEALRRGAPVVTDVAMVQAGIANDLLSRLGGRTICDIRAAEVYALAQAEGITRSAAAMRHNAVHIQNGIVAIGNAPAALLEVLRLIREEGIRPALIVGVPVGFVNAAESKEELTQLADGRPEWDVPYITTVGRKGGSTVAVAIVNALLRLALEH
- the cobJ gene encoding precorrin-3B C(17)-methyltransferase, coding for MSGTILVVGIGPGAAEHMTPAAVTAIERADVIIGYRTYLTLVAHLAPCTPREASGMRQEVIRAQRAVDLALAGCCVAVISGGDPGIYGMAGLIYEVLAERGVSDVEVEIVPGVSALNAVAAVLGAPLMNDFAVISLSDHLTPRETVLRRVAAAIEADFVICLFNPRGRSRHELWERTCELLAQYRPPNTPVGVVRNATRPDQSVQIVTLAELPTVEVDMLTLVVVGNHSTVICDGKMVTRRGYTAKYELARADAEVSTNGGADT
- the cobM gene encoding precorrin-4 C(11)-methyltransferase; amino-acid sequence: MKNTIPTESPTGGYVYFIGAGPGDPELLTLKAQRLIAAADVILYAGSLVNPDVLRYARPDAEVYNTASMPLPEQVTLMTQAAAQGKLVARLHTGDPAIFGAIAEQMAALDEAGTRYAIVPGVSSAFAAAAALGIEYTLPQGTQTLILTRLGGKTPVPASEALSSLASHRASMAIFLSTGMIAEVVDALQVAGYPADTPVAVVFRVSWPDERIIRGTLADITKRVQEAEITHQGLIIVSPALSYSKAANRPTSHLYSTAQEPVQRVPTTAIISLTRNGTAIGRRLLEALPGSVFYAPHRFLNEDDKNREGVRPYAVAVRQVLQEAFQAHSALICIMATGIVVRELAPFLRGKHSDPAVVVIDEMGRYAVSLLSGHLGGANALAYRVAEALGGTAVITTASDGQGTLALDLLGAAWGWRIEHMEDLTAASAALVNGDPVGVWQEAGETIWWPDPPPANLRRYATLAELLAARPAAALLITPRRLPEAVFEALPTIVLYRPPCLVVGVGCNRNTPAAEITAAIDETLASAGFASAAVRCVVTVEDKRDEPGLRAACTKRGWPLRFLSRERLATMSNLPNPSQAAQKALGVLGVAEPAALIAAGARELLIEKRRFANVTVAVALATPEAMP
- a CDS encoding sirohydrochlorin chelatase is translated as MERQVILAVGHGSRVPAAIAEAQRFTDALAKQLGQEVSLCFLELADPDLMTGLADAAERVGKRGRVVILPLFLSAAGHYKNDIAATLRWARAQFPATGFIMATPLGPHAYLVELMAKRIDEALATTQTALASEVSAVLLVGRGSSDPSSNSEVARVAYILSATGRFLTVEYAFQAVARPTVAEGVRRCALLGAQQVIVTPYLLFTGDVDEEIRRSAAETARSLNLHLIHASYLGVHPLLIEVARQRLAEALEGRAAMNCDLCKYRFPPPGYEGQVGQPQAADYLRGTHKHDHGHEKYHTH